A genome region from Brassica oleracea var. oleracea cultivar TO1000 chromosome C2, BOL, whole genome shotgun sequence includes the following:
- the LOC106323197 gene encoding uncharacterized protein LOC106323197: protein MALNNDNDKKFSFLQRSDPCHAYYQRKLNYYRKEAQVTRPHAPATTTHDCSVADGEEETFCLLPTYSTLWSSSYSRPAGISLKDLYIMKLTAQFIARYDMHFLRALKEHVAQNPKPRFDFLKPTSSRFNFCGGLVRGYASVIRPYIESLMRDGGGIMPLVLPSSVCWTRDDDYDGMPLCLQFFFERLQLEKLEAGDKMALVDLHAFVSGVDFFAQRDNQSFACVMSKTPHLSKMMYEWPQMQPSKLINSYDDDDDDDDDDTEPELIDAPPSYEILEKQLTLKELGIIKVTAMFVARYGENFRRDLMEIVSMNPLFEFLRPSDCKCSKFFTSLVRVYSNVIMPSDKLWYGDDCTDSALEFFSSCLQLEKLEKLENGDETAAIDLHALVGGVDCFSHMSESLFLAFAPQPERLSTMVKRRGCQLLTEFRKAQPDGGEARPYRFQSNFKFPEKGIKLKELGVIILTAQFVERYGENFRRGLRRRVVMNTQFGFMVFGDRRHDFYCGILCAYSSVLRPCKRMKKSDACTDTVLEVFFEILQSQEEGEGIELHDFVGGVDSFAHVEDEQYSVVVPAPVHVLMNMIPRTLRLPDTLLLPPVKSSSIHDPAPRRPHDLASPTRRYTLREDCIIKVTAQFVARYGTKFTGALARRVAKTTQFEFMNPTSGRSRFYTWYVERLSEVLKPYKKGDAFYQEKKRDACMNTVLEGFFSCLDRLQQEEDEAVGVVALHGFVDVVDCFASMDHVLNQHLTPPGSQVHLGAYGQPLMGMMQPAPPKLGLMSLPPPLPLPEEPEPKRRKFDVSALAPEDRLHNFQGWSTIRVFVPNVGEVVIR, encoded by the coding sequence ATGGCTCTTAATAATGATAATGACAAAAAATTTAGCTTTCTACAGAGGTCAGACCCTTGTCACGCATACTACCAGCGTAAGCTTAATTATTACCGTAAGGAGGCTCAGGTTACCAGGCCTCATGCTCCGGCTACTACTACTCATGATTGCTCTGTAGCCGATGGTGAAGAAGAAACCTTTTGTCTGTTGCCTACTTATAGTACCCTGTGGAGTAGTTCGTACAGTCGTCCTGCTGGTATCTCACTCAAGGATCTATATATTATGAAGCTCACTGCTCAGTTTATAGCACGGTACGACATGCATTTTCTGCGGGCTTTGAAGGAGCACGTGGCTCAGAATCCGAAACCTCGGTTTGATTTTTTGAAGCCGACTAGTAGCAGGTTTAATTTCTGTGGTGGGCTTGTTCGTGGTTACGCCAGCGTGATAAGGCCATACATAGAATCTCTGATGAGAGATGGTGGTGGCATTATGCCGTTAGTGCTGCCATCCAGTGTGTGTTGGACGAGAGATGATGATTATGACGGTATGCCACTCTGTCTTCAGTTTTTCTTCGAACGTCTTCAGTTGGAGAAACTGGAGGCTGGGGATAAGATGGCTTTGGTTGACTTGCATGCTTTCGTGAGTGGTGTCGACTTTTTCGCCCAGAGGGATAATCAATCCTTTGCTTGTGTCATGTCAAAAACTCCACACCTTTCGAAGATGATGTACGAATGGCCCCAAATGCAGCCATCGAAGCTTATTAATAGTTATGATGATGATGATGATGATGATGATGATGATACAGAACCGGAGCTAATAGATGCACCTCCTTCATATGAAATCCTTGAAAAGCAGCTCACGCTCAAGGAGCTTGGTATTATTAAGGTCACAGCGATGTTTGTGGCTCGGTACGGTGAGAACTTTCGGCGGGATCTGATGGAGATAGTCTCTATGAACCCTCTGTTTGAGTTTCTGAGGCCAAGTGATTGCAAGTGTTCAAAGTTCTTCACCTCGCTTGTTAGAGTGTATTCCAATGTTATAATGCCTTCCGACAAGCTGTGGTACGGTGATGATTGTACGGATTCCGCTCTCGAGTTTTTCTCCAGCTGTCTCCAGCTGGAGAAGCTGGAGAAGCTGGAGAACGGAGATGAGACGGCTGCTATTGATCTGCATGCGCTTGTGGGTGGTGTTGACTGTTTTAGTCACATGAGTGAAAGCCTCTTTCTTGCTTTCGCTCCACAACCTGAACGGCTTTCGACTATGGTGAAACGACGGGGATGTCAGCTTCTTACTGAATTTCGTAAGGCTCAACCTGATGGAGGAGAAGCTCGGCCTTACCGTTTCCAAAGTAATTTTAAGTTCCCTGAAAAGGGGATCAAACTCAAGGAGCTTGGTGTTATTATCCTCACGGCGCAGTTTGTGGAGCGGTACGGTGAGAACTTCCGGCGGGGTCTGAGGAGGAGAGTTGTTATGAACACTCAGTTTGGGTTTATGGTGTTTGGTGACAGGAGGCACGATTTCTATTGCGGGATTCTTTGTGCGTATAGCAGCGTATTAAGGCCTTGCAAAAGGATGAAGAAGAGTGATGCTTGTACGGATACCGTTCTTGAGGTGTTTTTCGAGATTCTCCAATCGCAGGAGGAGGGGGAGGGAATTGAATTGCATGATTTTGTGGGTGGTGTTGACTCTTTTGCTCACGTGGAGGATGAACAGTATTCTGTTGTTGTGCCAGCACCTGTACACGTTCTGATGAATATGATCCCACGAACGCTCAGGCTGCCGGATACGCTTTTGCTGCCTCCGGTGAAATCTTCAAGTATTCATGATCCTGCTCCAAGAAGACCTCACGATCTTGCATCTCCTACTAGGAGGTACACACTCCGGGAGGATTGTATTATCAAGGTCACTGCTCAGTTTGTGGCGCGGTACGGGACGAAGTTTACGGGGGCTTTGGCGAGGAGAGTGGCTAAGACAACTCAGTTTGAGTTTATGAACCCGACTAGTGGCAGGTCCCGTTTCTATACATGGTATGTTGAGAGGTTATCTGAAGTATTAAAGCCTTACAAAAAAGGCGATGCTTTTTATCAAGAAAAAAAGCGTGATGCTTGTATGAACACTGTTCTTGAGGGTTTTTTCAGTTGTTTGGATCGTCTCCAGCAAGAGGAGGATGAAGCAGTGGGTGTCGTCGCTTTGCATGGTTTTGTGGATGTTGTTGACTGTTTTGCTTCCATGGATCATGTATTGAACCAGCACCTTACTCCACCAGGATCCCAAGTTCATCTTGGTGCTTACGGTCAGCCTTTAATGGGGATGATGCAACCGGCACCACCAAAACTGGGTCTAATGTCTCTTCCTCCACCACTGCCTCTACCTGAAGAACCAGAGCCAAAGAGACGAAAGTTTGACGTGTCAGCTCTTGCTCCAGAAGACCGGTTACACAATTTTCAGGGTTGGTCTACAATCAGGGTTTTTGTTCCAAACGTAGGTGAAGTTGTTATTAGATAA